A single window of Ictalurus furcatus strain D&B chromosome 3, Billie_1.0, whole genome shotgun sequence DNA harbors:
- the btbd6a gene encoding BTB/POZ domain-containing protein 6-A codes for MRSKALGSGTVRLEAAEGEWSRQRSFPVLTEESCGHHGRIMKGLAFFLLLPAALKKSRKAAKSSGRASTCLTAAGTASLRKMKPAAEVQEVTGKSRSSALTLPEEESRSTAAQSDSTAPSSAENCAGETHAQRGHTHTNLRDRNAVMFNNEHMADVHFIVGPPGATQKVPAHKYVLAVGSSVFSAMFYGDLAEGDSEIQIPDVEPAAFLILLKYLYTDEIELEAETVMGTLYAAKKYLVSVLVGACVRFLESRLEAGNAFALLSHSRALDESELVQSCWRVIDAQAELALRSDGFLQLDWGTLESVLRRDSLNANESSVLQAALAWAEAECQRRGTSATASNKRAVLGEALHLLRLPAMTLAEFANGVAQFEFLTPQETRDIFLWFTAAEKPRLDFPVSPRTGLEPQRCRRFRSSAFRSNQWRYHGRCDSIRFAADRRVFVAGLGLYGSSERECEYGVQIELKRQEEMLAQRSTKFVSDGSSLAFVVFFEQPVQVEPDVFYTVSAVLDGTELSYFGQDGMTEVRCGTVTFQFQSSSDSTNGTGVEAGQIPELVFYT; via the exons ATGAGAAGTAAGGCGCTTGGGAGCGGGACGGTGCGGCTGGAGGCGGCGGAGGGAGAGTGGAGCAGACAGCGGAGTTTTCCGGTCCTAACCGAGGAGTCATGCGGACATCACGGCCGGATCATGAAGGGGCTCGCGTTCTTCCTCCTGCTGCCGGCGGCGCTCAAAAAGTCCAGGAAAGCTGCAAAGAGCTCCGGCAGAGCGTCGACCTGCTTGACCGCCGCCGGCACCGCGTCCCTGAGGAAGATGAAACCCGCCGCGGAGGTGCAGGAGGTCACCGGGAAGAGCCGGAGCTCCGCACTGACTCTGCCCGAGGAGGAGAGCCGCAGCACGGCAGCGCAGAGTGACAGCACCGCACCGAGCAGCGCGGAGAACTGCGCCGGGGAAACACACGCACAgcggggacacacacacaccaacctccGCGACAG AAACGCGGTGATGTTCAATAACGAACACATGGCAGATGTGCACTTCATCGTCGGTCCGCCAGGAGCGACACAGAAAGTTCCAGCACACAAG TACGTCCTGGCTGTCGGGAGCTCCGTTTTCAGCGCCATGTTTTATGGCGACCTTGCCGAGGGAGACTCCGAGATCCAGATACCAGATGTGGAACCGGCTGCTTTTTTAATCCTGCTCAA GTACTTGTACACCGATGAGATCGAGCTCGAGGCAGAGACCGTCATGGGGACGCTCTACGCAGCCAAGAAGTACCTTGTGTCTGTGCTGGTTGGCGCTTGCGTGCGCTTCCTGGAGTCGAGGCTGGAGGCGGGTAACGCTTTTGCATTGCTTTCTCACAGTCGTGCGCTGGACGAGTCCGAGTTGGTGCAGAGCTGTTGGCGGGTCATCGACGCCCAGGCTGAGCTGGCGCTGAGATCCGACGGCTTCCTCCAACTCGATTGGGGTACGCTAGAGAGCGTCCTGCGACGCGACTCGCTAAACGCTAACGAATCCTCCGTGCTGCAGGCGGCACTGGCGTGGGCTGAGGCAGAGTGCCAGCGGCGTGGCACGAGTGCCACAGCTTCGAACAAGCGAGCCGTCCTAGGTGAAGCGCTTCACCTTTTACGCCTGCCTGCCATGACGCTAGCAGAGTTTGCTAATGGCGTGGCACAATTTGAATTCCTGACTCCGCAGGAGACGCGTGATATCTTCCTCTGGTTCACCGCAGCTGAGAAACCGAGGCTGGATTTTCCCGTGTCGCCGAGGACGGGGCTCGAGCCGCAGCGGTGCAGACGATTCCGTTCCTCGGCGTTCCGAAGCAATCAGTGGCGATACCACGGACGATGCGACAGCATCAGGTTCGCGGCTGATCGGCGCGTTTTCGTGGCCGGACTCGGACTTTACGGATCCAGCGAACGGGAATGCGAGTACGGCGTCCAGATCGAGCTGAAGAGGCAAGAAGAGATGCTTGCACAGAGGTCGACGAAGTTCGTATCGGACGGTTCGAGTTTGGCGTTCGTCGTGTTTTTTGAGCAGCcggtgcaggtggaaccggacGTTTTCTACACGGTCAGCGCCGTTTTGGACGGAACCGAGCTTAGCTACTTCGGACAAGACGGCATGACGGAGGTCCGCTGCGGAACAGTCACCTTCCAGTTCCAGAGCTCGTCAGACAGCACCAATGGGACAGGGGTGGAGGCGGGGCAGATTCCAGAACTCGTCTTCTACACGTGA